From a single Pseudalkalibacillus hwajinpoensis genomic region:
- the def gene encoding peptide deformylase, whose product MAIREIVLHPNEVLEVECRRVETFDTALHNLLDDMFETMYAAEGVGLAAPQIGIDHQIAVVDTREEEALELINPEIVKSTGGNEVDLEGCLSFPGVFGEVERPYRITLKAQNRFGKDFKLKAEGFFARAIQHEIDHLHGVLFTEKVIRYIDPETEGEEE is encoded by the coding sequence TTGGCCATAAGAGAAATTGTATTGCATCCAAATGAGGTGCTTGAAGTGGAATGTAGACGTGTTGAAACGTTTGATACAGCGCTACATAATTTGCTTGACGATATGTTTGAAACCATGTATGCAGCTGAAGGAGTTGGTCTTGCAGCACCTCAAATCGGAATCGATCACCAAATTGCGGTTGTTGATACAAGGGAGGAAGAAGCGTTGGAGCTTATTAATCCTGAGATCGTGAAATCTACCGGTGGAAATGAAGTCGATCTTGAAGGTTGCCTCAGTTTTCCAGGAGTGTTTGGAGAAGTAGAGCGTCCGTATCGCATAACACTAAAGGCCCAGAATCGTTTCGGTAAGGACTTTAAACTGAAAGCAGAAGGTTTTTTTGCAAGAGCGATTCAACACGAAATTGACCACCTGCATGGTGTTCTGTTTACTGAAAAAGTCATTCGCTATATTGATCCTGAGACGGAAGGAGAGGAAGAGTAA
- the rsmB gene encoding 16S rRNA (cytosine(967)-C(5))-methyltransferase RsmB, producing MTNVREAALDVIEKINKNQAYSNLLLNETIKKHQLSRKDTGLLTEIVYGTIQRKKTLDFYLDDFLTNRKRVQNWVISLLQLSLYQMIYLDRVPDRAIIHEAVEIAKKRGHKGISGLVNGVLRNTQRKGLRNPEEIGDVAERISIAKSHPLWLVQRWIEQLGVEATEAMCEENLLAPYVTARVNSMKTSVDQVIKDLESEGVEVVKGSLSVDGVKVIEGKLFETNVYKRGDLTVQDESSMLVARALGVEPGQSVLDACAAPGGKTTHIAERLNGSGHVNSLELHAHKVKLIKKQAERLKLSTIEAETLDSRTVSERFKPNSFDRILVDAPCTGFGVLRRKPDIKWSKQEEDIDRITKVQKGILDSQASLLKPGGKLVYSTCTIEEAENQEVVKQFLQDHPEFELDQTLADRLPEKATQYCEDGQLQLLPHYFGTDGFYIACFIKK from the coding sequence ATGACTAATGTACGAGAAGCAGCACTTGACGTAATTGAAAAAATCAATAAAAATCAGGCATATAGTAACCTGCTGTTAAATGAAACGATTAAAAAGCATCAGCTGAGCCGTAAAGATACTGGTTTATTAACGGAGATCGTCTATGGAACGATCCAGCGTAAGAAGACGCTCGATTTCTATCTAGATGATTTTCTTACAAACCGCAAAAGAGTTCAAAACTGGGTTATTTCACTTTTGCAACTTTCACTTTACCAGATGATTTACCTAGATCGCGTTCCGGACCGTGCAATTATCCATGAAGCGGTGGAAATTGCTAAGAAGCGCGGACACAAAGGGATCAGTGGATTGGTCAATGGCGTTCTCCGCAATACCCAGCGTAAGGGCCTTAGAAATCCGGAGGAAATTGGAGACGTTGCAGAACGTATTTCGATTGCGAAAAGCCACCCGCTCTGGCTTGTTCAGCGCTGGATTGAGCAGCTTGGAGTTGAAGCTACGGAAGCAATGTGTGAAGAAAACCTTCTTGCTCCTTACGTGACAGCCAGGGTAAATTCGATGAAAACCTCCGTTGATCAGGTGATAAAGGATCTTGAAAGTGAAGGCGTTGAAGTTGTTAAGGGGAGCCTTTCGGTTGATGGTGTCAAAGTTATTGAAGGCAAGCTTTTTGAGACCAATGTTTATAAGCGTGGTGATTTAACGGTCCAAGATGAAAGTTCAATGCTTGTCGCAAGAGCGCTTGGAGTGGAGCCGGGTCAGTCTGTACTTGATGCATGTGCTGCACCGGGTGGAAAGACAACACATATTGCAGAACGTCTAAATGGCTCAGGCCACGTGAATTCACTTGAACTACATGCTCATAAAGTGAAGTTGATTAAGAAGCAGGCAGAACGATTGAAGCTATCTACGATTGAAGCAGAGACGCTTGATAGCAGAACGGTTTCTGAACGGTTTAAACCAAACTCATTCGATCGCATACTTGTTGACGCTCCTTGTACCGGTTTTGGTGTTCTTCGACGTAAGCCTGATATTAAATGGTCAAAACAAGAGGAAGACATAGATCGCATTACAAAGGTCCAAAAAGGGATTCTGGATTCACAGGCAAGTCTACTAAAACCTGGTGGAAAATTAGTTTATAGTACGTGTACAATAGAAGAGGCAGAAAACCAGGAAGTGGTAAAACAATTCCTCCAGGATCATCCTGAATTTGAGCTTGACCAGACACTTGCAGACCGATTGCCTGAAAAAGCTACACAGTATTGTGAAGATGGTCAGCTTCAACTGCTACCGCATTATTTCGGTACAGATGGTTTTTATATCGCATGTTTCATTAAAAAATAA
- the rsgA gene encoding ribosome small subunit-dependent GTPase A: MADGRIIKALSGFYYVQDERNKEIYQCRGRGNFRKRKITPLVGDYVVYEAENKTDGYVLEINERENELVRPPIANVDQAFLVFSATQPSFNTQLLDKFLVHIEASDIKPVICISKIDLVSESLEKEVLAYGEDYQAIGYDVVVTSTQSLSGVSEIAPYFEDKVTVFAGQSGVGKSSLLNAINPELDLDTSDISTHLGRGKHTTRHVELIPFGSGLVADTPGFSSLDFRGIEADDLWLYFPEIRKISNECKFRACTHQAEPGCAVKIAVENDEIKPYRYDHYSSFFQEIKDQKRRY, encoded by the coding sequence ATGGCAGATGGAAGAATAATTAAAGCGTTAAGCGGCTTTTATTACGTGCAGGATGAAAGAAACAAGGAGATTTACCAGTGCAGAGGTAGAGGGAACTTTAGGAAGCGTAAAATCACTCCTCTTGTGGGAGATTATGTGGTTTATGAAGCAGAAAACAAAACGGATGGCTATGTTCTGGAGATTAATGAACGTGAAAACGAATTAGTCAGACCACCTATTGCGAATGTGGATCAGGCATTTCTCGTTTTTTCAGCTACCCAGCCTTCTTTTAATACCCAGCTGCTTGATAAATTTCTCGTTCATATCGAAGCAAGTGATATCAAACCGGTTATCTGTATTTCCAAAATTGATCTGGTTTCAGAATCTCTTGAAAAGGAGGTTCTGGCATATGGAGAAGACTATCAAGCGATTGGATATGATGTCGTAGTTACCTCCACTCAAAGCTTATCAGGTGTGTCAGAAATAGCACCGTATTTTGAGGATAAGGTGACTGTGTTTGCCGGGCAGTCTGGCGTTGGTAAATCATCGTTGCTTAATGCGATTAATCCTGAGTTAGATCTTGATACGAGTGACATTTCCACTCATCTTGGCCGTGGAAAGCACACAACCCGCCACGTGGAACTTATTCCATTTGGATCAGGGCTAGTAGCTGATACGCCGGGCTTTAGTTCGCTGGATTTCAGAGGAATTGAAGCTGATGATTTATGGCTTTATTTTCCCGAGATTAGAAAAATAAGCAATGAGTGTAAATTTAGAGCATGTACACATCAGGCTGAACCGGGCTGTGCAGTGAAAATAGCTGTTGAGAACGACGAAATTAAACCTTACCGGTACGATCATTATTCTTCTTTCTTTCAGGAAATTAAGGACCAAAAACGGAGGTACTGA
- the thiT gene encoding energy-coupled thiamine transporter ThiT, which translates to MKKDNRLVLLVEIALMAAIGIILDLLSLRLWPNGGSVSLAMVPIFVISFRRGLGPGLIAGLLVGILQPLISAPFYVHPIQFLLDYPIAFMLVGTAGLFSVSATAVKRKRITMIAIGCLVGSLCRLASHFVSGVVWFGYMAPEGTPVALYSILYNASYLLPTAAISFAVIALLSSTAPKLVHNK; encoded by the coding sequence ATGAAGAAAGACAATAGACTTGTGCTGCTCGTTGAAATTGCGCTTATGGCGGCAATAGGAATTATTCTTGATTTACTATCACTCAGACTATGGCCAAATGGAGGTTCTGTATCCCTTGCAATGGTCCCGATTTTTGTCATTTCCTTCCGCAGAGGGCTCGGTCCAGGTCTAATCGCAGGATTACTCGTTGGTATTTTACAGCCGCTGATCAGCGCTCCCTTCTATGTACATCCGATTCAATTTCTGCTCGATTACCCTATAGCGTTTATGTTAGTGGGGACTGCGGGGTTATTTAGCGTATCCGCTACAGCAGTGAAGAGAAAGCGGATAACGATGATCGCCATCGGTTGTCTTGTTGGCTCATTGTGCAGATTAGCCAGTCATTTTGTTTCAGGCGTAGTCTGGTTTGGATATATGGCTCCAGAAGGGACACCTGTTGCGCTCTATTCAATTCTATATAACGCTTCATATTTGCTTCCAACAGCAGCCATATCGTTCGCTGTTATTGCACTGCTTTCGTCTACTGCTCCTAAGCTGGTTCATAACAAATGA
- a CDS encoding thiamine diphosphokinase, with amino-acid sequence MKKELIYIVAGGPLEDLPINLLKNKGQVRWIGVDRGVYTLLKNNILPERGFGDFDSVSAAEREWMETHELSFTVYPSEKDQTDLEIALEWALSEEPAEIVMFGVTGGRLDHSWINVQMLIKGIRSNAKVAIEDRLNRLEIKEPGAYDVERDPRYPYMSFLSFTPEVVGLTLRGFRYPLQNETVVWGSSLCISNEVVEENGSYSFDQGILLVVRSSDAEQEV; translated from the coding sequence ATGAAGAAAGAGCTCATTTATATTGTTGCTGGCGGTCCATTAGAAGACCTTCCGATCAATTTACTTAAGAATAAAGGTCAGGTCCGATGGATAGGCGTTGACAGAGGGGTCTACACACTGCTAAAAAATAATATTTTACCTGAGCGGGGATTCGGCGATTTCGACTCGGTTTCAGCAGCTGAACGGGAGTGGATGGAAACGCATGAGCTTTCGTTTACAGTCTATCCATCGGAGAAAGATCAAACGGACCTTGAAATCGCACTTGAGTGGGCTTTGAGTGAAGAGCCTGCTGAAATCGTAATGTTTGGTGTAACGGGGGGGCGTCTCGATCATAGCTGGATAAATGTTCAGATGTTAATCAAAGGAATTCGTTCGAATGCAAAAGTTGCAATCGAAGACCGTCTCAACCGTCTGGAAATAAAAGAGCCAGGAGCATACGATGTAGAAAGGGATCCCCGTTATCCATACATGTCATTTCTCTCGTTTACACCAGAAGTGGTTGGGTTAACTCTCCGCGGATTTCGTTACCCACTCCAGAATGAAACGGTCGTCTGGGGTTCAAGTTTATGTATTAGCAATGAGGTAGTAGAGGAAAATGGGTCTTATTCATTTGATCAGGGCATACTATTGGTGGTAAGAAGTTCGGACGCCGAACAGGAGGTTTAG
- the fmt gene encoding methionyl-tRNA formyltransferase, translated as MAKIVFMGTPDFSVPVLDMLVDEGYEITGVVTQPDRPKGRKRVMTPPPVKVAALKHGLPVLQPEKVKDPKQLQPILDLNPDLIVTAAFGQILPKRLLDAPEYGCINVHASLLPAFRGGAPIHYSILQGNKETGITIMYMVEKLDAGDILTQSVVPIEERDHTGSLHDKLSASGSKLLKETLPKLLNDKLTPVKQNDAEATFAPNIKRDQEKIDWSKPGEEIYNHIRGLHPWPVAFTEYEGKVMKIWWGEKVESVEKAAPGTVLYTESDGPVIATGNTTAIKLTDIQPAGKKRMTSSQYLQGRTFDKNERFGE; from the coding sequence ATGGCGAAAATTGTATTTATGGGAACGCCTGATTTTTCTGTTCCTGTGCTTGATATGTTAGTAGATGAAGGGTATGAAATTACCGGCGTAGTAACGCAGCCTGACCGTCCGAAGGGCAGAAAACGTGTGATGACCCCGCCGCCTGTAAAGGTTGCTGCTTTGAAGCATGGTTTACCTGTTTTGCAACCTGAAAAGGTGAAAGATCCAAAACAACTTCAGCCGATCCTTGACTTGAACCCGGATTTAATCGTAACAGCTGCCTTTGGACAGATTCTTCCGAAACGGCTGCTTGATGCACCAGAATACGGATGTATCAATGTCCATGCCTCTCTCTTACCAGCATTTCGTGGAGGGGCGCCGATCCATTATTCGATTCTTCAGGGAAATAAGGAGACGGGCATTACGATTATGTATATGGTAGAGAAATTAGATGCAGGCGATATCCTAACGCAATCGGTCGTACCGATTGAAGAACGTGACCATACCGGTAGTCTGCATGACAAGTTAAGCGCATCAGGTTCCAAGCTTCTAAAAGAAACGCTTCCAAAACTCTTGAATGATAAACTAACGCCAGTCAAACAAAACGATGCAGAAGCTACGTTTGCTCCTAATATTAAACGTGATCAGGAGAAGATTGACTGGTCGAAACCGGGTGAAGAGATTTATAATCACATTCGAGGTCTTCATCCATGGCCTGTAGCATTTACAGAATATGAAGGTAAGGTAATGAAGATTTGGTGGGGTGAAAAGGTTGAAAGCGTTGAAAAGGCAGCACCTGGAACCGTGCTATACACTGAAAGCGACGGCCCAGTCATTGCAACGGGTAACACCACTGCGATTAAACTTACTGATATTCAACCCGCTGGTAAGAAACGGATGACATCCTCTCAGTATCTACAAGGACGAACATTCGATAAAAATGAAAGATTTGGTGAATAA
- the priA gene encoding primosomal protein N': MIAKVIVDVPANQTDRLFDYAIPEAWEEMIEPGMRVVVPFGPRKIQGFVIAVATDSEHDKLKEISEVKDVTPVLTKELLDLGFWLTEKTLCYAVSALQVMLPAAMKANVTKTVVHGNCQNEAATWHRMVANGGVKWDDFLSHFSHKELNRAIKNDELEVRYDVKEKTAPKTMLSITSVLTPEELSVEKEKMGSRALKQQEIMQYFVDHTGAVSYKELMGTLDTTRSTIKSLVSKSILKEEEVELYRDPYKGRSFKTSAPLELTDLQQQVISPILESIEIEKHETFLIHGVTGSGKTEIYLQSIHRVLEQGKEAIVLVPEISLTPQMVTRFKSRFGSEVAVLHSGLSRGEKYDEWRKIHRKEVKVVVGARSAVFAPFTNLGIIIIDEEHEGSYKQEENPRYHARDVAIKRGEQYRCPVVLGSATPSLESYARASKGVYKLLELLKRVNKQEMPSVSIVDMREELRSGNRSMFSNELYDKLKERLEKKEQTVLFLNRRGYSTFVMCRDCGFVVECSHCDISLTYHKINGTMRCHYCGHEEKFPTKCPECESEHIRFFGTGTQRVEEELTKILPEARVVRMDVDTTRRKGSHEKLLNQFGEGKADILLGTQMIAKGLDFPNVTLVGVLAGDAMLHLPDFRASEKTFQLLTQVSGRAGRHLLPGEVVVQSYTPEHYSIEMAADHDYQAFYQREMVTRKQFGYPPFYFLAMINVSHEELTKAVDVTEKITSFLKENLSPASVVLGPVASSIPRIKDRYRYQCMIKYKVEPKLHEKLREIQKHFSKEISRGGLQLTIDTQPYMMM, from the coding sequence ATGATTGCTAAAGTCATTGTGGACGTTCCGGCGAATCAAACGGATCGCTTGTTTGATTATGCTATTCCGGAAGCGTGGGAGGAAATGATTGAACCGGGAATGCGCGTTGTTGTTCCGTTTGGCCCAAGAAAAATTCAGGGTTTCGTGATTGCTGTTGCGACTGATTCTGAACACGATAAATTAAAAGAAATTAGCGAAGTGAAAGATGTTACGCCAGTGCTGACGAAGGAGCTCTTAGACCTGGGTTTCTGGTTAACAGAAAAAACGCTCTGTTACGCTGTTTCTGCACTTCAAGTGATGCTTCCCGCTGCAATGAAAGCGAATGTTACTAAGACAGTGGTTCATGGTAATTGCCAGAATGAAGCGGCTACCTGGCATCGGATGGTAGCGAATGGAGGGGTGAAGTGGGATGACTTTCTCTCTCATTTCAGTCATAAAGAGCTAAACCGTGCGATTAAGAATGATGAACTTGAAGTTCGGTATGATGTGAAAGAAAAAACAGCTCCGAAAACGATGCTTTCTATTACCTCCGTGCTAACTCCTGAAGAGCTAAGCGTGGAGAAAGAAAAGATGGGCAGCCGTGCATTAAAACAACAGGAAATCATGCAGTATTTTGTTGATCATACTGGTGCTGTCTCATATAAAGAATTAATGGGTACTCTCGATACAACGCGATCGACGATAAAATCGCTCGTTTCAAAATCCATTTTAAAAGAAGAGGAAGTAGAGCTATATCGCGATCCATACAAAGGGCGAAGCTTTAAGACTTCTGCTCCACTGGAGCTAACAGATCTTCAGCAACAGGTCATTTCTCCGATACTAGAAAGTATTGAAATAGAGAAGCATGAAACATTTCTTATCCACGGTGTAACTGGAAGTGGAAAGACAGAAATCTATTTGCAGTCGATTCATCGTGTTCTTGAACAGGGGAAAGAAGCGATTGTACTCGTACCGGAAATTTCATTGACACCTCAAATGGTGACCAGGTTTAAAAGTCGGTTTGGATCTGAAGTAGCGGTTCTTCACAGTGGACTATCCAGAGGAGAAAAGTACGATGAGTGGCGAAAAATCCACCGAAAAGAAGTGAAAGTCGTTGTCGGTGCTAGATCTGCTGTATTTGCTCCGTTTACAAACCTGGGTATTATTATTATTGATGAAGAACATGAAGGAAGCTACAAACAAGAAGAAAACCCACGTTATCATGCGCGGGATGTTGCGATTAAGCGTGGCGAGCAGTACCGCTGTCCTGTTGTGCTCGGTAGCGCTACACCATCACTCGAATCTTATGCCAGAGCTTCGAAAGGTGTTTACAAGTTGCTTGAATTATTAAAGCGCGTGAATAAACAGGAAATGCCCTCCGTATCAATTGTTGATATGAGAGAAGAATTGCGCTCAGGAAACAGGTCGATGTTTTCAAATGAGCTTTACGATAAGTTGAAAGAGAGACTAGAGAAGAAAGAGCAAACTGTTCTTTTTTTGAATAGGAGAGGGTATTCCACCTTTGTTATGTGCCGTGATTGCGGCTTTGTTGTTGAATGTTCGCATTGCGACATTAGTTTAACGTATCACAAAATCAATGGAACGATGCGCTGTCACTATTGCGGTCATGAGGAAAAGTTCCCTACCAAATGTCCAGAATGCGAAAGCGAACATATTCGGTTCTTCGGAACAGGGACACAGCGGGTAGAAGAAGAACTGACGAAAATTTTACCCGAGGCAAGGGTAGTAAGAATGGATGTCGATACGACACGTCGAAAAGGGTCTCATGAAAAGCTGTTGAATCAGTTCGGAGAAGGAAAAGCAGATATTCTTCTCGGTACGCAAATGATAGCGAAAGGCCTTGATTTTCCAAACGTGACGCTTGTTGGGGTTCTAGCTGGTGATGCGATGCTGCACCTACCTGATTTTCGAGCCTCAGAGAAAACGTTCCAATTACTTACACAGGTAAGTGGACGAGCCGGGAGACATTTGTTGCCAGGTGAAGTTGTGGTCCAATCATACACGCCTGAGCACTACAGTATTGAAATGGCTGCTGATCATGATTATCAGGCATTCTATCAGCGAGAAATGGTAACGAGAAAGCAATTCGGTTACCCGCCTTTTTATTTTCTAGCGATGATAAACGTGTCACATGAGGAGCTCACCAAAGCGGTGGATGTGACGGAAAAAATCACCAGCTTCTTAAAAGAGAATTTATCTCCAGCAAGTGTCGTGCTTGGACCAGTCGCCTCATCGATTCCGAGGATCAAAGATAGATATCGCTATCAATGCATGATAAAATACAAAGTTGAACCAAAATTACATGAGAAGTTACGAGAAATTCAAAAGCACTTTTCAAAAGAAATTAGCCGTGGTGGATTACAGCTAACAATTGATACGCAGCCTTATATGATGATGTAA
- a CDS encoding Stp1/IreP family PP2C-type Ser/Thr phosphatase produces MQAVTLTDRGQVRAYNEDSTNAVQNSLGEYLVIVADGMGGHQAGDIASSLAVESMQMSWEDEKAGFRPGRAEAWLLHTIQKANETILDYSKEKPEYAGMGTTLVAAVCTNEFITIGHVGDSRAYLFGSKVLDQKTSDHSLVNELVKSGQLSEEEAEDHPRKNVLLRALGTDKGVKVDIHTFEWDEQEAALFCSDGLTNKVSDELLQEVMNSDQTLEEKAAQLIRFANEAGGEDNITVALIQNSPSAGSDRSC; encoded by the coding sequence ATGCAAGCTGTAACATTGACAGACCGAGGACAAGTAAGGGCATACAATGAAGACAGTACAAATGCAGTGCAAAATAGCCTGGGTGAATATCTTGTAATTGTGGCTGACGGAATGGGCGGCCATCAGGCTGGAGATATCGCAAGTTCCCTTGCGGTTGAATCCATGCAAATGAGCTGGGAAGATGAGAAAGCTGGTTTCAGGCCAGGTAGAGCGGAAGCGTGGCTGTTACATACGATTCAAAAAGCAAATGAAACCATTCTAGATTACTCAAAAGAAAAGCCTGAATATGCGGGTATGGGAACAACCCTCGTTGCAGCCGTTTGTACGAATGAATTTATTACAATTGGTCATGTTGGAGATAGTCGGGCTTATTTGTTTGGTAGTAAGGTTCTTGATCAAAAGACCAGTGATCATTCTCTCGTCAATGAACTTGTGAAAAGCGGGCAGCTATCAGAAGAGGAGGCTGAGGATCATCCTCGAAAGAATGTCCTGTTGCGTGCGCTTGGAACCGACAAGGGTGTCAAGGTAGATATTCATACTTTCGAGTGGGACGAACAAGAGGCCGCCCTTTTTTGTTCTGATGGGCTAACAAATAAAGTATCAGACGAATTACTTCAAGAAGTGATGAATTCAGATCAAACGCTCGAAGAGAAAGCAGCTCAGCTAATCCGTTTCGCAAATGAAGCAGGGGGAGAAGATAATATCACAGTAGCGCTTATTCAGAATTCTCCTTCTGCAGGAAGTGATCGCTCATGTTAG
- the pknB gene encoding Stk1 family PASTA domain-containing Ser/Thr kinase, protein MLGKHINGRYKLLEVIGDGGMAIVYKALDLILDRTVAVKLLRPEFSRDDEFIKRFRREAESATSLDHPNIVSIYDVGEEEDFYYIVMEYVEGTTLKQKIRNRGALPITEAVDIMKQMSSAIEHAHENQIIHRDIKPHNILINEYGEAKVTDFGIAMAITSATITHTNSVLGSVHYFSPEQARGGVANERSDIYSLGVVLYEMVTGVLPFSGDSPVSVALKHLQDRFPKPSLINTSLPINIENIIMRAMAKEPAQRFQSANEMYEALDLSLDPTKEYDRPVESTDAEATKILTPVTPDNPKTEETIKTVKTEIDNTPPKKKKKAGKIATIVFLIILLLGGAAALAFTFMPGLFYVSDVEVPDVTGMTYEEARNILIEQKLDVKKEEQFNEEVEEDDVISQEPGSGIMVKEDSTITLNVSLGAEKMEMDDFIGRSKSEVEALLDEEGFKNVKYEGEYRDDPEGEIYDQNPEAGKMTLPTEDRVIIWYSLGPEPALLKDLTNLTKEEAEAYAKDINVSISYNDPEFSDTVEEGTVMEQSPGAVTEVNEGDVITLTLSKGPEPEPEPEPEPEPEPEPEPEPEPEPEPEPEPEPEPSPEEEAIVFPNKFTFEVKEGESRLIEILYTDSKTPSGEISEEITEKSEFEFDMTIYPGEEASYKVLVDGKEKKENSKTITYEQAKQKYGKNE, encoded by the coding sequence ATGTTAGGCAAACATATTAATGGGCGATATAAATTGCTTGAGGTCATCGGTGACGGTGGAATGGCAATTGTCTATAAAGCGCTGGATTTAATTCTTGATCGAACGGTAGCTGTTAAACTTTTGCGCCCGGAATTTTCACGAGACGATGAGTTTATTAAACGGTTTCGCCGAGAAGCGGAATCTGCAACCAGTTTGGATCACCCTAATATCGTGTCAATTTATGATGTAGGAGAAGAAGAAGACTTTTACTATATCGTAATGGAATACGTAGAAGGGACGACACTGAAACAAAAAATCCGTAACCGCGGAGCTCTACCCATAACAGAGGCTGTCGACATAATGAAACAAATGTCATCTGCCATTGAACATGCACATGAAAATCAGATTATCCATCGTGACATTAAACCTCATAATATTTTAATTAATGAGTATGGTGAAGCGAAAGTGACTGATTTTGGCATTGCGATGGCAATTACTTCTGCGACTATAACTCATACGAATTCTGTACTTGGATCCGTTCACTACTTTTCCCCGGAGCAAGCGCGTGGCGGCGTTGCAAATGAGCGATCGGACATTTATTCACTTGGTGTTGTGCTTTATGAAATGGTAACAGGGGTTCTTCCGTTTTCAGGAGATTCACCAGTATCCGTTGCTCTGAAGCATTTACAGGATCGTTTTCCGAAGCCAAGCTTGATCAATACGTCATTGCCTATAAATATCGAAAATATCATTATGAGGGCAATGGCAAAGGAGCCAGCTCAGCGATTTCAAAGTGCAAATGAGATGTATGAAGCACTTGACCTATCTCTAGACCCAACGAAAGAATATGACAGACCCGTCGAATCGACCGATGCTGAAGCAACCAAAATACTAACTCCTGTCACCCCAGATAACCCTAAAACAGAAGAAACAATAAAAACAGTAAAAACAGAGATTGATAACACTCCTCCCAAGAAGAAAAAGAAGGCAGGAAAAATCGCAACAATTGTCTTTCTCATTATACTTCTACTTGGTGGTGCTGCCGCCCTTGCCTTTACGTTTATGCCTGGCTTGTTTTATGTAAGTGACGTAGAAGTTCCTGATGTTACAGGTATGACCTACGAAGAAGCTAGAAACATATTAATTGAGCAGAAGCTTGATGTAAAAAAAGAAGAGCAGTTCAATGAAGAAGTAGAAGAAGATGATGTTATTAGCCAGGAGCCTGGGTCAGGGATTATGGTTAAAGAAGATAGCACCATCACGCTTAATGTCAGTTTAGGTGCGGAAAAAATGGAAATGGATGATTTTATTGGCAGATCCAAGAGTGAAGTAGAAGCATTATTAGATGAAGAAGGTTTTAAAAACGTGAAATACGAAGGGGAGTATCGTGACGATCCTGAAGGGGAAATCTATGACCAGAACCCTGAAGCAGGAAAAATGACCCTTCCGACGGAAGATCGCGTCATTATCTGGTATAGCCTCGGACCAGAGCCCGCCCTTCTTAAAGATTTAACGAATTTAACAAAAGAAGAAGCAGAAGCTTACGCAAAGGATATTAATGTATCTATATCGTATAACGATCCAGAGTTTAGTGATACGGTTGAAGAGGGAACTGTCATGGAGCAATCGCCTGGCGCTGTTACTGAGGTTAATGAGGGAGATGTCATAACCCTCACCTTATCTAAAGGGCCAGAGCCCGAACCAGAGCCTGAACCAGAGCCTGAACCAGAGCCGGAGCCCGAACCAGAGCCGGAGCCTGAACCAGAGCCGGAGCCTGAACCAGAGCCGGAGCCGTCTCCAGAAGAAGAAGCGATTGTTTTTCCAAACAAGTTCACTTTTGAAGTAAAAGAAGGCGAATCTCGTTTAATTGAAATTCTTTACACAGATTCGAAAACACCGAGTGGAGAAATTTCAGAAGAAATCACAGAAAAGAGTGAATTTGAGTTCGATATGACCATCTATCCAGGTGAGGAAGCATCTTATAAGGTCCTTGTCGATGGGAAAGAGAAAAAAGAGAATTCAAAAACGATCACGTACGAACAAGCGAAACAAAAATATGGAAAAAACGAGTAA
- the rpe gene encoding ribulose-phosphate 3-epimerase: protein MIKIAPSILASDFARLGEEVKDVEAAGADYIHVDVMDGHFVPNITIGAPIVRALRPVTSLPLDVHLMIENPDLFIEEFAHAGADILTVHAEACPHLHRTIQLIKSKGVKAGVVINPATPVDAIKHVIEDVDLVLLMTVNPGFGGQAFIERVVSKIAETKQLADSLGVSPEIEVDGGVNEETARKCIEAGATVLVAGSAVYNQSDRKAAIDRIRKA from the coding sequence ATGATAAAAATTGCACCATCGATCCTCGCCTCAGACTTTGCGAGATTGGGAGAAGAAGTAAAAGATGTTGAAGCGGCGGGCGCAGATTATATCCATGTTGATGTAATGGACGGGCACTTTGTCCCAAATATTACGATCGGGGCACCGATCGTCCGTGCACTGCGACCAGTGACATCGCTCCCGCTTGACGTTCATCTTATGATTGAAAATCCGGATCTCTTCATCGAGGAATTCGCTCATGCTGGGGCGGACATACTCACCGTTCATGCGGAAGCATGCCCCCATTTGCACAGGACGATTCAGCTGATAAAAAGTAAAGGTGTAAAAGCAGGTGTTGTCATAAATCCAGCTACACCAGTTGATGCGATCAAGCATGTAATTGAAGACGTAGATCTTGTTCTATTAATGACAGTAAACCCTGGATTTGGCGGACAGGCTTTCATCGAGAGAGTCGTTTCCAAAATTGCTGAAACCAAACAACTAGCCGATTCACTTGGCGTGTCGCCTGAGATTGAGGTCGATGGGGGCGTCAATGAAGAGACCGCTCGGAAATGCATAGAAGCTGGTGCAACCGTTCTGGTCGCTGGATCAGCCGTTTACAATCAATCTGACCGAAAAGCGGCGATTGATCGGATTCGAAAGGCATAA